The following proteins are encoded in a genomic region of Diabrotica virgifera virgifera chromosome 1, PGI_DIABVI_V3a:
- the LOC114328344 gene encoding uncharacterized protein LOC114328344 codes for MSQIPRRPGGIPIPRIVTASATVTKKDPASNKTVTEQRNRIAAIKSCCGGAEGGAAGQSQIQHRLSRMPPPCCTSQSKIAKPCDGSTPRATPIKPSGIPRSAPSSSRRTDSKSVEPSQQQVPPRSDQTMTPPRPVPSFQETVPKLLRSKQIARKSPFPPRPYGIMGTSPATTYTPTQTTSKPSKMEDTIREGLFRKSILKPLSKVSAKGKQSVKAPPETIETPAGVEPVLQKAVFEKRIEREKQGETFTKNVTISNLNERNEMDVVEMGVQQMDPKFAKMDGKEIIGVTSTISVTPSYTTVAKDYIRALTEEKGDLGLTPEEVSRLVEEETEDVENTLKMIPPDLVLSPGRYEIKQRLQQLRINSESVALLEQSIIQPEVTADEAQYEPSPEAMAGVMHTVETGITPEATPDQVFNSLFQEPPNENYIKLSSVTPGPLQDVVVPTEIPKEIHKEAVTDEMSKLTEKLNNMQPQDVPYVDIFTRVMGADPEYKYPEKGKNKPRQFETITDERSLWVNANLEHLVNVVGAEPMDVLDPFNLDDLERSENLVQEMANGMDYFVETNPVQYINRVQLRGSQQPSYFPGYNVAVPDFPDLMKIVQSPDEVFAIAWKSVQPKYFDEESMMSLLV; via the coding sequence ATGTCCCAAATTCCTCGTAGACCTGGAGGCATTCCTATTCCTCGCATAGTAACTGCTTCGGCTACTGTGACTAAAAAAGATCCAGCTTCCAATAAAACCGTTACAGAACAGAGAAATAGAATAGCTGCAATAAAATCATGTTGTGGAGGAGCAGAAGGAGGGGCAGCAGGTCAAAGCCAAATTCAGCACAGATTAAGTCGTATGCCACCTCCCTGTTGTACTAGTCAAAGCAAAATAGCCAAACCTTGCGATGGATCGACACCAAGAGCTACTCCGATTAAACCTAGTGGAATTCCAAGAAGTGCTCCATCTTCATCTCGTAGAACTGACTCAAAGTCTGTAGAACCTTCACAACAACAAGTACCACCTAGAAGTGATCAAACAATGACACCACCGAGGCCTGTACCTTCATTTCAAGAAACAGTTCCTAAGCTTTTAAGATCCAAACAAATTGCAAGAAAAAGTCCTTTCCCACCAAGACCTTATGGTATAATGGGCACCTCTCCAGCCACCACTTATACACCTACGCAAACAACATCGAAACCTTCAAAAATGGAGGATACGATACGAGAAGGTTTGTTCAGAAAGTCTATTCTCAAACCATTATCGAAAGTATCAGCTAAAGGAAAACAAAGTGTAAAAGCCCCACCAGAAACTATAGAAACACCAGCTGGAGTTGAACCTGTATTACAGAAAGCTGTCTTCGAGAAACGAATAGAACGAGAAAAACAAGGTGAAACTTTTACAAAGAACGTAACAATTAGTAACCTAAACGAACGAAATGAAATGGATGTTGTCGAAATGGGGGTGCAACAGATGGATCCAAAGTTTGCTAAAATGGATGGAAAGGAAATTATTGGAGTCACCAGTACTATTTCAGTAACTCCTTCATACACAACTGTTGCCAAAGATTATATACGGGCCTTAACTGAGGAAAAGGGCGACTTAGGTCTAACTCCTGAAGAAGTCTCTAGATTAGTAGAGGAAGAAACGGAGGACGTGGAAAACACATTAAAGATGATACCTCCAGATCTTGTATTGTCACCTGGAAGGTATGAAATTAAACAAAGATTGCAGCAACTAAGAATTAACTCGGAATCGGTGGCGCTTTTAGAGCAATCAATCATTCAGCCTGAGGTAACTGCTGATGAAGCCCAATATGAACCTTCTCCAGAAGCTATGGCTGGTGTTATGCATACTGTGGAAACAGGAATTACCCCAGAAGCTACTCCAGATCAAGTGTTTAATTCATTATTCCAGGAACCACCGAACGAGAACTACATTAAGCTGAGTTCAGTTACTCCTGGACCTTTGCAGGACGTAGTGGTGCCCACTGAAATTCCAAAAGAGATACACAAGGAAGCAGTGACCGATGAAATGTCTAAACTAACAGAAAAACTGAACAATATGCAGCCTCAAGATGTGCCTTACGTAGATATTTTTACAAGAGTTATGGGCGCAGATCCAGAATATAAGTATCCAGAAAAAGGAAAGAACAAACCAAGACAGTTTGAAACTATTACAGATGAAAGGAGTCTGTGGGTGAATGCAAACCTTGAGCATTTAGTGAATGTTGTCGGAGCTGAACCTATGGATGTACTTGATCCTTTTAATCTAGATGACCTGGAGAGATCTGAGAATCTAGTACAAGAGATGGCAAATGGCATGGATTATTTTGTAGAAACTAATCCTGTCCAGTATATCAATAGAGTGCAGCTGAGGGGATCACAACAACCTTCCTATTTTCCCGGCTATAACGTAGCTGTACCAGATTTTCCAGATTTAATGAAAATTGTGCAAAGTCCAGATGAAGTTTTCGCTATTGCGTGGAAGTCTGTCCAACCGAAGTATTTTGATGAGGAATCGATGATGTCACTATTGGtgtaa